The Prochlorococcus marinus str. MIT 9301 genome window below encodes:
- the hemL gene encoding glutamate-1-semialdehyde 2,1-aminomutase encodes MTDILNYTKSEEIFSAAQELMPGGVSSPVRAFKSVGGQPIVFDRVKGPFAWDIDGNRYIDYIGSWGPAICGHAHPEVITALHEAIEKGTSFGAPCVLENKLAEMVIDAVPSVEMVRFVNSGTEACMAVLRLMRAFTGRDKVIKFDGCYHGHADMFLVKAGSGVATLGLPDSPGVPRTTTANTLTAPYNDLEAVKKLFSENPDAISGVILEPIVGNAGFITPEPGFLEGLRELTTENGSLLVFDEVMTGFRISYGGAQEKFGVTPDLTTLGKVIGGGLPVGAYGGKKEIMSMVAPAGPVYQAGTLSGNPLAMTAGIKTLELLKQEGTYDKLDSLTSRLIEGIIQSAENNGIAINGGSVSAMFGFFLCDGPVRNFNEAKTNDAELFGKLHREMLRRGIYLAPSPFEAGFTSLAHSEEEIDKTIEAFDESFNEIKK; translated from the coding sequence GTGACTGACATATTAAATTACACCAAATCAGAAGAAATTTTTTCTGCTGCCCAAGAACTAATGCCTGGAGGAGTAAGCTCTCCAGTAAGAGCCTTTAAGTCTGTAGGAGGCCAGCCAATTGTTTTTGATAGAGTCAAAGGTCCCTTCGCTTGGGATATTGATGGAAATAGATATATTGACTATATAGGTAGTTGGGGACCGGCTATATGTGGACATGCCCACCCTGAAGTTATAACAGCATTACATGAAGCAATTGAGAAAGGTACTAGCTTTGGTGCTCCATGCGTTCTAGAGAACAAACTTGCTGAAATGGTCATTGATGCAGTACCTTCCGTAGAAATGGTTAGATTTGTTAATAGTGGAACTGAAGCATGCATGGCAGTTTTGAGACTTATGCGAGCATTTACTGGAAGAGATAAAGTTATTAAATTTGATGGTTGCTATCACGGTCATGCAGATATGTTTTTGGTGAAGGCAGGATCAGGTGTAGCCACTCTAGGTTTACCAGATTCTCCAGGTGTTCCAAGGACGACAACTGCTAACACACTTACTGCTCCCTACAATGACCTTGAAGCAGTAAAAAAATTATTTTCTGAAAATCCTGATGCCATTTCGGGGGTTATCCTTGAGCCTATCGTTGGTAATGCTGGATTTATTACTCCGGAACCTGGATTCTTGGAAGGATTAAGAGAATTAACAACTGAGAATGGGTCCTTATTAGTTTTTGACGAAGTAATGACTGGATTCAGAATAAGTTATGGAGGCGCACAAGAAAAGTTTGGTGTAACTCCTGATTTAACCACCCTCGGGAAAGTAATTGGTGGAGGCCTACCTGTTGGTGCATACGGAGGTAAAAAAGAAATAATGTCAATGGTGGCTCCTGCAGGACCGGTTTACCAAGCAGGTACTTTGAGCGGTAATCCACTCGCAATGACTGCTGGGATAAAAACTCTTGAATTACTCAAACAAGAAGGTACATACGACAAACTTGATTCATTAACTTCTAGATTAATTGAAGGAATAATTCAATCTGCAGAAAATAACGGTATAGCTATTAATGGTGGAAGTGTAAGTGCTATGTTTGGTTTTTTCTTATGTGATGGGCCAGTTAGAAACTTTAATGAAGCTAAAACAAATGATGCCGAACTTTTTGGTAAGTTGCACAGAGAAATGCTCCGAAGAGGAATTTACTTAGCTCCAAGTCCTTTCGAAGCCGGCTTCACATCATTAGCTCACAGCGAAGAAGAAATTGATAAAACTATCGAGGCTTTTGACGAATCTTTCAATGAGATAAAAAAATAG
- a CDS encoding YajQ family cyclic di-GMP-binding protein has product MAESFSFDVVSDFDRQELVNTLDQVKREISQRYDLKDTDTLVDLDKENIFIITNSELTLNAVNDIIRQKAIKRNLSLKIFDYGDIEIVSGNKIKQTILLKQGIKQEIAKKISKNIRDQIKKINVSINGETLRVASKSKNDLQLAIKIVSELEESLNIPLKANNFR; this is encoded by the coding sequence ATGGCAGAAAGTTTTTCATTTGATGTAGTTTCTGATTTTGATAGGCAAGAATTAGTCAATACTTTGGATCAAGTTAAAAGGGAAATTTCTCAGCGTTATGATCTGAAGGACACAGACACTTTGGTTGATTTAGATAAGGAAAATATTTTTATAATCACTAATAGTGAGCTAACGTTAAATGCTGTCAATGACATAATTAGACAAAAGGCAATAAAAAGAAACTTATCCTTAAAAATATTTGACTATGGGGATATTGAAATAGTGAGTGGTAATAAAATTAAACAGACAATTTTATTAAAACAAGGAATTAAACAAGAAATTGCAAAAAAAATCAGTAAAAATATTAGAGATCAAATTAAAAAAATTAATGTCAGCATCAATGGAGAAACACTCAGAGTTGCTAGTAAGAGCAAAAATGATCTTCAATTGGCAATTAAGATTGTTAGTGAGTTAGAGGAGTCTTTGAATATTCCTCTAAAAGCTAATAACTTTAGATAA
- the larC gene encoding nickel pincer cofactor biosynthesis protein LarC, producing MEDVFIECSPGISGDMLLGAFYDLGVPKEVIEQPLIDLGLKDLYQIDFKESKSCSIRGIKTKVESIDCSPIKRTWKSIKELILNGHLEENLKKIIYGVFESLAIAEGKVHGIKSDDVHFHEIGAIDSLVDVIGVCAALNYLNPKKVYCNEPILGKGFVQTEHGKLSVPAPAVIELVRQKNIKVLSHCNSIEGELSTPTGIALLVNLVDYPEPPSRYSINSYGVGIGNLKFPFPNLVRVYKITSFNNASFNDNEQISPKREEIIIQEAWIDDQTPEDISNFVEKLRNEGAYDVSYQAINMKKNRIGFSIQAILPIEKKEFFRRLWFDYSNTIGVRERTQYRWILLRRRGECSTIFGNIKVKQTLKPDGSIIMKPENDEVLRLNLEHKISTYEIRKIIKESSKKFRAFENWK from the coding sequence ATGGAAGATGTTTTTATTGAATGTTCTCCTGGTATATCTGGAGATATGTTGTTAGGAGCTTTTTATGATTTAGGGGTGCCTAAAGAAGTTATTGAACAACCACTTATTGATCTTGGATTAAAGGATTTATATCAAATAGACTTTAAGGAATCAAAAAGTTGTTCAATCCGAGGCATAAAAACAAAGGTTGAGAGTATTGATTGTAGTCCTATCAAAAGAACTTGGAAGAGTATTAAGGAACTTATATTAAATGGCCACTTGGAAGAAAATTTAAAAAAAATAATTTATGGAGTATTTGAATCTTTAGCAATTGCCGAAGGAAAAGTTCATGGCATTAAATCTGATGATGTCCATTTTCATGAAATTGGAGCTATAGACTCATTGGTGGATGTCATTGGAGTATGTGCTGCATTGAATTACTTAAATCCCAAGAAGGTCTATTGTAATGAACCAATTTTGGGGAAAGGCTTTGTTCAGACTGAACATGGTAAATTATCTGTACCAGCTCCTGCTGTAATAGAGCTAGTAAGACAAAAAAATATCAAGGTCTTATCACACTGTAACTCAATAGAGGGCGAACTCTCAACACCAACTGGCATCGCTTTACTTGTTAATCTAGTCGACTACCCAGAACCTCCTTCAAGGTATTCTATTAACTCTTACGGAGTAGGTATTGGGAACCTAAAATTTCCATTCCCTAATTTGGTAAGAGTTTATAAAATTACCTCATTTAATAATGCTTCTTTTAACGATAATGAACAAATTAGTCCAAAGCGTGAAGAGATAATTATTCAAGAAGCATGGATTGATGACCAAACGCCCGAAGATATATCTAATTTTGTCGAGAAACTTAGAAACGAGGGAGCTTATGACGTTTCTTACCAAGCTATTAATATGAAAAAAAATAGAATTGGATTTTCTATTCAAGCAATCTTGCCCATAGAGAAAAAAGAATTTTTTAGGCGATTATGGTTTGATTATTCCAATACTATTGGGGTTCGTGAAAGGACACAATATAGATGGATATTACTTAGACGAAGAGGAGAATGTTCAACGATTTTTGGAAATATAAAAGTAAAACAAACTTTGAAACCAGACGGATCAATTATTATGAAACCAGAAAATGATGAGGTCTTAAGATTAAATTTAGAACATAAAATATCAACTTACGAAATAAGAAAAATAATAAAAGAATCAAGTAAAAAATTTAGAGCATTTGAAAATTGGAAATGA
- the xth gene encoding exodeoxyribonuclease III: protein MLIATWNVNSIRTRLSQIIDWINQVNPDILCLQETKVMDDNFPVEPFEKLGYSLEIYGQKSYNGVAIISKIKPENVKKGFNGCTESNQNSEIFLDQKRLISADINGIKIINVYVPNGSSLDSSKFAYKINWLNCLSSFLDEQEKKGELICLMGDFNVAPSNLDIHDPKKYEGGIMASEIERNALKNVLKKRLIDSFRIFEQNTGHWSWWDYRNNGFELNKGWRIDHIYISKELTSKLKSCVIDCSPRGNLRPSDHAPVMIELNLNGINEDFFEDEDNFFEI from the coding sequence TTGTTAATAGCAACTTGGAATGTTAACTCAATAAGAACCAGACTTTCACAAATCATTGATTGGATTAATCAAGTAAATCCAGATATTCTATGTTTGCAAGAAACAAAAGTGATGGATGATAATTTCCCGGTTGAACCTTTTGAAAAATTAGGTTATTCATTAGAGATCTACGGACAAAAATCATACAACGGTGTGGCTATTATTTCAAAAATAAAGCCAGAAAATGTCAAAAAAGGATTCAACGGTTGTACAGAGTCTAATCAAAATTCCGAAATTTTCCTAGATCAAAAAAGATTAATTTCTGCTGATATTAATGGGATAAAAATAATAAATGTCTATGTTCCAAACGGCTCCTCTCTAGATTCTAGTAAGTTCGCCTACAAAATTAATTGGTTAAATTGTTTATCTTCATTTTTGGATGAACAAGAAAAAAAAGGAGAATTAATTTGTCTAATGGGTGATTTTAATGTTGCTCCATCTAACTTGGATATTCATGATCCAAAGAAATATGAAGGAGGAATTATGGCATCTGAGATAGAGAGAAATGCACTAAAAAATGTATTGAAAAAAAGATTAATAGATTCTTTCAGAATTTTTGAACAAAATACAGGCCATTGGAGTTGGTGGGATTACCGTAATAACGGATTTGAATTAAATAAGGGTTGGAGAATAGACCATATATATATCAGCAAAGAACTGACATCAAAACTTAAAAGTTGTGTCATAGACTGCTCACCAAGAGGTAATTTACGCCCAAGCGATCATGCCCCTGTAATGATAGAACTTAACTTAAACGGTATAAATGAAGATTTTTTTGAGGATGAGGATAATTTTTTCGAAATATAA
- a CDS encoding prohibitin family protein, whose protein sequence is MSTSFKNVTPTGPGGTATLLIVLSFTGFLLLTQSLFVVPSGQVAVVTTLGKVSGPSRRAGLNFKLPFIQSVYPFDIKTQVQPEKFETLTKDLQVIRATATVKYSVKPNEAGRIFATIASRNSDVYQKIVQPSLLKALKSVFSQYELETIATEFAVISEKVGDTVAQELNSFDYVDVKSLDLTGLEIAEEYRAAIEQKQIAGQQLLRAKTEVEIAEQEALRYETLNRSLDDQVLFKLFLDKWDGSTQVVPGLPGSEGGSPPVIVGGRR, encoded by the coding sequence ATGTCAACATCCTTTAAAAATGTTACACCAACAGGTCCTGGTGGGACAGCAACACTACTGATTGTACTCTCTTTTACTGGCTTTCTTTTGCTCACCCAATCATTATTTGTTGTACCTTCTGGACAAGTTGCAGTTGTTACAACACTAGGGAAAGTAAGTGGCCCCTCTAGGAGAGCTGGTTTAAACTTTAAACTTCCATTTATTCAGTCTGTATATCCATTTGATATAAAAACTCAAGTTCAACCAGAAAAATTTGAAACGCTAACCAAAGATCTTCAAGTTATTAGAGCTACGGCTACTGTTAAGTATTCAGTAAAACCTAATGAGGCAGGAAGGATCTTCGCAACAATTGCAAGCAGAAATAGCGATGTTTATCAGAAAATTGTTCAGCCATCTTTGCTAAAAGCTCTAAAATCAGTCTTTTCTCAATATGAGCTGGAAACAATTGCTACTGAATTCGCAGTAATTTCTGAAAAAGTTGGCGACACCGTTGCACAAGAATTAAATTCATTCGATTATGTAGATGTTAAGAGTTTAGATCTTACTGGATTAGAGATTGCTGAAGAATATAGAGCTGCGATTGAACAAAAGCAAATAGCTGGTCAGCAATTACTAAGAGCAAAGACTGAAGTTGAAATCGCTGAACAAGAAGCTCTTAGATATGAAACATTAAATAGAAGTCTCGACGATCAGGTCCTTTTTAAATTATTTCTCGACAAATGGGATGGTAGTACACAAGTTGTTCCTGGCCTACCAGGTTCAGAGGGAGGTAGTCCTCCAGTAATAGTTGGTGGTAGGAGATAA